In Gracilibacillus salitolerans, the sequence TCCAAATCGATTGATGGTCCATATGAAGTCGATCCAACCAATCCGATACTTACCTCTGATAAATCGAAAGAAGATCAGCTCCAAAAAGCAGGACATGGTTGTTTTGTAGAAACGCAAAATGGTGAATGGTATATTGCCCATTTATGTGGACGTCCAATTATAGAAGACAAATGTATATTGGGGAGAGAAACAGCTATTCAGAAATGCTATTGGACAGACGATGATTGGATCAGAGTAATAGATGGACCAAATCCGAGTATGACAGTTGAAGCTCCTAATTTGCCAGAATTCACAGCTGAAATTCTGCCAGACTATGATGATTTTAATCATCCTAATCTACTAAAATATTGGAATTCGCTGAGACGAACCTTTGATGGGGACTGGTTTTCCTTAACAGACAGACCTGGTTATTTGCGTTTATATGGAGAAGAATCAGTAAGTTCGTTCCATCGACAAAGTATGTTGATGAGAAGATTGGAACATTTCCATGTAGAAGTGGAGACAAAAATAGATTTCAATCCGGAGCACTTTCAACAAATGGCCGGCTTGATGATTTACTATGATACCAACGATCATGTCTATTTACGTGTAACGGATCATGAAGAACATGGTAAATGTTTAGGTATTATGGAAACCAAATATGGTCAATACGATGAGTTGCTGCAACAAGACGTGGCCTTACCAGAAAATACCGAGATATACTTGAAAGCCGTGATTAATCGTCATCTTTTACAATTCTTTTACGCCACAGAAGAAGGAAAATGGCAAACAATTGGAGAACAAATAGATATAGGGCATCTATCGGATGATGACGCAGAATATATTCGCTTTACCGGAACTTTTGTTGGTATGGCAGCACAAGATTTAAGTGGCCAGCATAAACATGCTGACTTCGATCATTTTCACTATAAAGTGTACCTTCCATAGTGGGGGTTTTTGACCCCACTGATGGTTAGCGAAACTTATCAGGAAGTTAGCGTCCGTTATCTCCACGTAGTTTCTTTGAAATGCCCATTTGAAGTGGGGAGGTTTCGGACGGTTAGCGCCGTGATCAAATAACAGATAACAATCAATAATGGAGGGATAGTCGTGAAGAAAGCATTAATTTTCCAAGGTGGTTGGCAGGGCCATGAACCAGAAGAAGTAGCAGATATTTTAGGGGGAATTCTCAAGGAAGAAGGGTTTGACGTTACAATAACGGATACCTTAACGACATTGCAAGAAGATGATTTAACACAATATGATTTGATTGTTCCCAATTGGACACAAGGAACGATCGAGAAAGAACAACTGCAGCCATTGTTAGAAGCAGTAGCCCAAGGTACAGGGATAGCCGGTTTACATGGTGGTATGGGTGACTCATTCCGTTGGGAGGTCGATTATCAATTTATGGTCGGCGGGCAGTGGGTAGCACATCCGGGTAATGACGGTGTATCTTATAATGTACATATTGTAGATCCGGATCATCCGTTAACAGAAGGTATGGAGGATTTTACTGTTGTATCTGAACAGTATTATATGCATGTTGACCCTGCTGTGAAAGTCCATGTGACAACACGTTTTCCTGTTGCAGAGGGGCCATATCAGACGAATGGTGAAGTAGATATGCCAGTTGTTTGGACGAAAAAATGGGGAGAAGGAAAAGTGTATTATTGTGGTTTAGGGCACGTAGCAGAAATTGTCCGCATGCCAGAAGTGATGAAATTAATGAGAAAAGGAATGACCTGGGCAAGCAGGTAATGGGGGGAGTCAACATGAAAATAGGAATTATAGGTTGTGGGAATATTAGTCGTATTTATTTACAGAACGCAGCAAGATTTGGCAATTATGACATCGTGGCAGTAGCAGATATCGTTAAAGCACGGGCAGAAGAACGTGCAGAGGAATTCAACATTCCTAAGGCATACACAACAGAGGAGTTGTTAGCTGACCCAGAAATTGGATTGGTGATTAATTTAACGATTCCGGCTGTTCATGCGGAAATAGCAATTCAGGCATTGGAGAATGGTAAGCATGTATATGGTGAAAAACCGTTAGCGGTCAGTCGTGAAGATGGCAAGCGGATGCTGAAGGTGGCAGAAGAAAAAGGGTTATATATTGGGAATGCACCGGATACTTTTTTAGGTGCAGGTATCCAGACATCAAGAAAATTAATTGATGACGGTTGGATCGGGAAACCAGTCTCTGCTACGGCGTTCATGATGAATCCAGGACATGAAAGCTGGCATCCGGACGCTACCTTTTATTATCAAGAAGGTGGAGGTCCGATGTTTGATATGGGACCATACTATTTAACAGCACTTATCAATTTGATGGGCCCGGTCTCCCGTATTACCGGATCAGCTCAGACGACATATAAGGAAAGAACGATCACAAGTGAACCGAATTACGGTAAAAAAATCCAAGTAGAAGTTCCGACACAAATTAACGGTGTACTAGATTTTGAATCCGGTGCAGTTGCTTCTATTATCACAAGCTTTGATACATGGCATCACCAGTTACCTAAAATCGAAATTTATGGAACGGAGGGAACTATTTCCGTGCCAGATCCGAATACATTCGGAGGACCTGTCTATGTAAGAAGAAAAGAGCACAAAGAATGGTCGGAAATACCTCTGACACATGGGTTTAGTGACAATAGTCGTGGCTTAGGTGTAGCAGAAATGATTGATGCCATCGAGAATAAGCGAACAGCAAGAACAGACGGACAGTTGGCATTCCATGTACTGGATATTATGCATGGAGTCCATGAAGCATCGCGTGACAGTAAACATTATGTGTTAGCAAGCAGTTGTAAGCAGCCTGAACCATTACCACTTGGCATGGATGAAACATTCTTTCAACCAATAGAGAAGCATATAAATAAAGTATAAAAAACACAAACTGCGAAATAAGAGTGCCTTAGAAGTGCTTAAGTTCTGAATTTTGATGGGTGCATGCCCGACGCTGCCGGAGCGAATGATAGCACTTATCTCAAATCAGAATGGAAGGAAGCTACACCAAGAAGAATTTTAACAACTTCTCAGTTTGTATCTATTTATAATTTGAATAGAGTAGGAACGGGCTTTTGTCCAGTTAAAAAAATTTATTTAATGAGGTGAATAGAATGAAGTTAGGTGTATTTGCTGTTTTATTTGGTGATAAGTCGTTAGAAGAAGCACTTGATCAAGTGAAAGATGCAGGATTGGAAGCTGTTGAAATTGGTGCAGGAGGTTATCCAGGGAATGCGCACTGTAACCCAGAGGAGCTTTTAGCGGAAGAAGCAAAATTACAGGCCTTTCAACAAGCTTTTACCGAAAGAAACATCGAGATTAGTGCACTTAGCTGTCATGGAAATCCATTACATCCCAATCAGAATATTTCCAGTCAGCATCATAAGCAATTTGAAGAGACAGTGTTATTAGCGGAAAAAATCGGTGTTGATACAGTTGTTACGTTCTCTGGTTGTCCAGGAGAGTCAGAGTATTCCAAATACCCTGTTTGGGTGACAGCTGCTTGGCCAGACGATCATCCGGAGGTTTTAGAATGGCAGTGGCAAGAAAAAGTAATTCCTTATTGGAAAAAGCAAAATGATTTTGCGAAAGAACATAATGTTCGCATTGCAATCGAACCACATCCGGGATTTGTTGTATTTAACAATGAAACCGCTTTGAAGCTTCGGAATGCATGTGGGAAAAATATCGGTGTCAACTTTGATCCAAGTCATTTATACTGGCAGCAAATGGACCCTGTCGTAAGTATCAAAGAGCTTGGCGAGCATGAGGCACTATTCCATTTCCATGCTAAAGACACAGCAATTGATCCGCAAAACACGGCAGCAAATGGTGTGTTAGACACCAAGCC encodes:
- a CDS encoding glycoside hydrolase family 43 protein, with protein sequence MKTITNPVLPGYHPDPSIVRVGEDYYIAVSTFEWFPGVQIYHSKDLVNWELTGYPLTRSSQLNMVGDVNSGGVWAPCLTYSEGVFYLIYTDVKSRQGAFKDTHNYLVTADNIEGPWSEPVYLNSSGFDPSLFHDEDGRKWLVNMIWDHRKGTNSFAGIALQEYSPAEQKLVGPIKNIFKGTELGKTEAPHLYKRNGYYYLLTAEGGTWYTHAATVARSKSIDGPYEVDPTNPILTSDKSKEDQLQKAGHGCFVETQNGEWYIAHLCGRPIIEDKCILGRETAIQKCYWTDDDWIRVIDGPNPSMTVEAPNLPEFTAEILPDYDDFNHPNLLKYWNSLRRTFDGDWFSLTDRPGYLRLYGEESVSSFHRQSMLMRRLEHFHVEVETKIDFNPEHFQQMAGLMIYYDTNDHVYLRVTDHEEHGKCLGIMETKYGQYDELLQQDVALPENTEIYLKAVINRHLLQFFYATEEGKWQTIGEQIDIGHLSDDDAEYIRFTGTFVGMAAQDLSGQHKHADFDHFHYKVYLP
- a CDS encoding sugar phosphate isomerase/epimerase family protein — encoded protein: MKLGVFAVLFGDKSLEEALDQVKDAGLEAVEIGAGGYPGNAHCNPEELLAEEAKLQAFQQAFTERNIEISALSCHGNPLHPNQNISSQHHKQFEETVLLAEKIGVDTVVTFSGCPGESEYSKYPVWVTAAWPDDHPEVLEWQWQEKVIPYWKKQNDFAKEHNVRIAIEPHPGFVVFNNETALKLRNACGKNIGVNFDPSHLYWQQMDPVVSIKELGEHEALFHFHAKDTAIDPQNTAANGVLDTKPYSDELNRSWIFRTVGYGHGEEEWKRIISALQLIGYQGAVSIEHEDSLMSVEEGFQKAVAVLQNALIKEKVGEMWWA
- a CDS encoding ThuA domain-containing protein: MKKALIFQGGWQGHEPEEVADILGGILKEEGFDVTITDTLTTLQEDDLTQYDLIVPNWTQGTIEKEQLQPLLEAVAQGTGIAGLHGGMGDSFRWEVDYQFMVGGQWVAHPGNDGVSYNVHIVDPDHPLTEGMEDFTVVSEQYYMHVDPAVKVHVTTRFPVAEGPYQTNGEVDMPVVWTKKWGEGKVYYCGLGHVAEIVRMPEVMKLMRKGMTWASR
- a CDS encoding Gfo/Idh/MocA family protein, whose translation is MKIGIIGCGNISRIYLQNAARFGNYDIVAVADIVKARAEERAEEFNIPKAYTTEELLADPEIGLVINLTIPAVHAEIAIQALENGKHVYGEKPLAVSREDGKRMLKVAEEKGLYIGNAPDTFLGAGIQTSRKLIDDGWIGKPVSATAFMMNPGHESWHPDATFYYQEGGGPMFDMGPYYLTALINLMGPVSRITGSAQTTYKERTITSEPNYGKKIQVEVPTQINGVLDFESGAVASIITSFDTWHHQLPKIEIYGTEGTISVPDPNTFGGPVYVRRKEHKEWSEIPLTHGFSDNSRGLGVAEMIDAIENKRTARTDGQLAFHVLDIMHGVHEASRDSKHYVLASSCKQPEPLPLGMDETFFQPIEKHINKV